From the Lolium rigidum isolate FL_2022 chromosome 2, APGP_CSIRO_Lrig_0.1, whole genome shotgun sequence genome, one window contains:
- the LOC124689909 gene encoding 18.6 kDa class III heat shock protein-like translates to MAELLFAPAMTGLLHLPDVLERLAAADGDQRGNAHHHPAAHGHGQHRAHGVGAGGGAPVDIVETPGEYAFLLDVPGLSKSDIQVTLEEDNVLVMKSVNANGNGTGNGNPNGAGKRKREEEEGDCKYIRLERRASPRSFVRKFRLPEDADAGGVTARCENGVLTVTVKKQPPPEKKPKSVQVAIE, encoded by the exons aTGGCTGAGCTGCTGTTCGCCCCCGCCAtgaccggcctcctccacctgccGGACGTGCTGGAACGCCTCGCAGCCGCGGACGGTGACCAGCGCGGCAACGCTCACCACCACCCCGCGGCGCACGGGCATGGACAGCATCGCGCACACGGCgtcggtgctggcggcggcgcgccTGTGGACATCGTGGAAACCCCCGGCGAGTACGCGTTCCTGCTCGACGTCCCCGGCCTCTCCAAGTCCGACATCCAG GTgactctggaggaggacaacgtgcTGGTGATGAAGAGCGTTAACGCCAACGGCAACGGCACCGGCAACGGCAACCCCAACGGCGCGGGGAAGCggaagcgggaggaggaggagggcgactgCAAGTACATCCGGCTGGAGCGGCGCGCGTCGCCGCGGTCGTTCGTGCGCAAGTTCAGGCTGCCGGAGGACGCGGACGCGGGCGGCGTCACCGCGCGCTGCGAGAACGGCGTGCTCACCGTCACCGTCAAGAAGCAGCCGCCGCCCGAGAAGAAGCCAAAGTCCGTCCAGGTCGCCATCGAGTGA